A section of the Prionailurus bengalensis isolate Pbe53 chromosome C2, Fcat_Pben_1.1_paternal_pri, whole genome shotgun sequence genome encodes:
- the SS18L2 gene encoding SS18-like protein 2: protein MSVAFVPDWLKGKAEVNQETIQRLLEENDQLIRCIVEYQNKGRANECVQYQHVLHRNLIYLATIADANPTSPSKPME, encoded by the exons ATGTCGGTGGCCTTCGTACCGGACTGGCTGAAAGGCAAGGCGGAAGTTAATCAGGAGACGATCCAGCGG CTCCTGGAGGAGAATGACCAGCTCATCCGCTGTATCGTGGAGTATCAGAACAAAGGCCGGGCGAATGAGTGCGTCCA GTACCAGCATGTGTTACACAGAAATCTCATTTATTTGGCTACCATCGCAGATGCCAACCCCACCAGCCCTTCAAAACCAATGGAATAA